In Betaproteobacteria bacterium, one genomic interval encodes:
- a CDS encoding chemotaxis protein CheB produces the protein MSTLRRVMARGFISACGALIFSTCIPIANADIVMDWNATAAALPISAPPVLARVMAAMHGAVHDAVNAIEPHYESYRFRIKAPADASKEAAAASAAHGVLVALVPAHKASFDAALARSMAQIPDGRAKSDGIAVGKAVAEVMIVWRAKDNFDAKGQDQPGTEAGIWRRTPPGLLPGALPHLGGITPFLLKTVDQFAAKGRPALTSREFARDLDEIKRRGGRRSTERTAEQTAV, from the coding sequence ATGAGCACGTTGAGGCGAGTGATGGCGCGTGGTTTTATTTCCGCTTGCGGCGCATTGATTTTTTCGACCTGCATTCCCATTGCGAATGCCGATATTGTGATGGATTGGAACGCGACGGCGGCCGCATTACCGATTTCCGCTCCGCCGGTGCTCGCGCGTGTCATGGCCGCCATGCATGGTGCAGTCCACGACGCCGTCAATGCCATCGAGCCCCACTACGAGAGCTACCGCTTCAGGATAAAGGCGCCGGCAGATGCATCGAAGGAGGCTGCCGCAGCGAGCGCTGCCCACGGCGTTCTCGTCGCTTTAGTTCCGGCGCACAAGGCGAGCTTCGACGCCGCGCTGGCTCGGTCGATGGCGCAGATTCCGGACGGCCGGGCAAAGAGCGACGGCATCGCCGTCGGCAAAGCGGTGGCCGAAGTGATGATCGTCTGGCGGGCGAAGGATAACTTTGACGCCAAGGGTCAGGACCAACCGGGCACTGAGGCCGGCATTTGGCGAAGAACGCCACCGGGCCTTCTACCGGGAGCGCTGCCTCACCTCGGTGGCATCACGCCTTTCCTGCTCAAGACTGTAGACCAGTTCGCCGCTAAAGGACGCCCGGCGCTCACCAGCCGGGAGTTCGCGCGCGACCTGGACGAGATCAAACGTCGTGGCGGTCGCCGCAGCACCGAGCGAACCGCAGAGCAGACTGCAGTT
- a CDS encoding PEP-CTERM sorting domain-containing protein encodes MDTTKFHRSLFGALVMSGLVSMPAAAATDLHFDFRINQGPVGTTFATLSLDEFAPGTTTFSLDTALSGGSGNPGIVELHFGCNGCGTPTFVPTIPGVTITSNGVQAGYDFAFLATFDPSATSGNTPLMWTATTAPETFLEPTSGSGPDAFALIQLTGGTEVINGQNIESGLYIAAVPEPSTYALILSGLGMVAYGIRRRSSKALRGRIHGTREGSAFRT; translated from the coding sequence ATGGACACAACGAAGTTCCATCGTTCATTGTTTGGCGCATTGGTAATGAGCGGCCTGGTCAGTATGCCGGCTGCTGCAGCAACCGACCTGCATTTCGATTTCAGGATTAACCAGGGACCTGTGGGCACTACATTCGCCACTTTATCCCTGGATGAGTTCGCTCCCGGTACAACCACTTTCAGCCTCGATACGGCGCTATCAGGTGGATCCGGAAACCCTGGAATTGTAGAGTTGCATTTCGGGTGCAATGGGTGCGGGACGCCTACGTTTGTTCCGACGATTCCCGGAGTCACCATTACCTCTAACGGAGTCCAGGCTGGGTACGATTTCGCTTTTCTGGCGACGTTTGACCCCAGCGCCACTTCCGGCAACACGCCATTGATGTGGACAGCGACGACCGCGCCGGAGACGTTCCTGGAGCCGACATCGGGCTCCGGACCGGACGCATTCGCGCTCATTCAACTCACGGGGGGTACCGAAGTAATCAATGGTCAGAATATCGAATCCGGGCTCTACATTGCAGCCGTCCCCGAGCCCTCAACATACGCACTGATCCTTTCGGGTCTTGGCATGGTGGCGTATGGAATTCGAAGAAGAAGCAGTAAAGCATTACGGGGTCGCATCCACGGGACTCGTGAAGGCAGCGCCTTTAGAACCTGA
- a CDS encoding DUF3606 domain-containing protein, whose amino-acid sequence MTAPILTFGANCEHSGSALKRALLANYRRLVNHSWARSEKNRGAQDRSRVNTSQDYEVRYSTQEFGVTEEQLRDAVQRVGSSADKVREHLRQGRPVVQASYIRPKGFATTCPTYGLASTLALAGPCGYVSKPRVKRTTEVLIGLRRHSRRTVLPRRILCAEFSFPCFSSPAACNCRRLRRTCRRRDSRRCPANR is encoded by the coding sequence ATGACGGCACCAATTCTCACTTTCGGCGCAAACTGTGAACATTCTGGCAGTGCGCTGAAACGCGCGTTGCTCGCTAATTACCGCCGCCTTGTAAATCATTCATGGGCGCGATCGGAAAAAAACCGCGGCGCGCAGGACCGCAGCCGCGTCAACACTTCGCAGGACTACGAAGTGCGCTACTCGACGCAAGAGTTCGGTGTAACGGAAGAACAGCTACGCGATGCCGTGCAGCGCGTTGGCTCGAGCGCCGATAAGGTGCGGGAGCACTTGCGGCAGGGGCGGCCGGTAGTCCAGGCGAGTTACATCCGACCCAAAGGCTTCGCGACGACTTGCCCAACCTACGGCCTAGCGAGTACCTTAGCACTTGCAGGCCCGTGCGGGTATGTCAGCAAACCACGGGTGAAACGGACTACCGAGGTACTGATCGGTCTCAGGCGGCATAGCCGCCGAACGGTTCTACCGCGGAGGATCCTATGCGCCGAGTTTTCCTTTCCGTGCTTTTCCTCGCCGGCTGCGTGCAACTGCCGCCGACTCCGCAGGACTTGCAGGCGAAGAGATTCGAGGCGGTGCCCGGCCAATCGGTGA
- a CDS encoding toxin-antitoxin system, toxin component, PIN family protein, with protein sequence MRLLLDTCVWGKARPELEAAGHDVVWSGDWPSDPGDDEILALAHAEQRILVTLDKDFGELAIVHGRPHRGIVRLVGISARQQATICIRVLASHGAELEAGGIVTAELGRLRVRPADSATS encoded by the coding sequence TTGAGGTTATTGCTCGACACCTGCGTATGGGGCAAGGCTCGACCGGAATTGGAAGCTGCGGGCCATGACGTCGTTTGGTCCGGGGACTGGCCGAGCGATCCGGGCGACGACGAGATTCTTGCGCTTGCCCACGCTGAGCAACGAATCCTGGTCACGCTCGACAAGGACTTCGGTGAGCTCGCCATCGTGCATGGTCGCCCCCACCGCGGGATCGTGCGCTTGGTCGGAATTTCCGCACGTCAACAAGCGACGATCTGCATTCGTGTGCTCGCAAGTCACGGCGCCGAGTTGGAAGCCGGCGGAATCGTCACCGCAGAGTTGGGTCGATTGCGAGTGCGGCCAGCAGATTCAGCCACAAGCTGA
- a CDS encoding DUF433 domain-containing protein: MTEAELLARIVVDPKIFGGKPIIRGRRLAVEHVLGMLAAGDTPETILEGYPWLASEDIQACLVYARKLVGHERVEPMIADTGA; the protein is encoded by the coding sequence ATGACCGAAGCAGAACTGCTCGCCCGCATTGTTGTCGACCCGAAGATTTTCGGCGGCAAGCCGATCATCCGCGGCCGTCGCCTTGCGGTCGAACACGTGCTCGGCATGCTCGCAGCGGGTGATACGCCAGAGACGATACTGGAAGGCTATCCCTGGCTTGCTTCCGAAGATATCCAAGCGTGCCTCGTCTATGCCCGCAAACTCGTCGGACACGAGCGCGTCGAGCCAATGATCGCGGACACTGGCGCTTGA